From Pseudoalteromonas sp. DL-6, one genomic window encodes:
- a CDS encoding DUF1653 domain-containing protein produces the protein MTTALKLGLYQHYKGPQYKVMHVATHSETNEQLVIYQALYGEYGIWARPLSMFTETVEKDGKTIARFAYLGEAD, from the coding sequence ATGACTACAGCACTAAAACTGGGTTTATATCAACACTACAAAGGCCCACAATATAAAGTTATGCATGTGGCGACCCACAGCGAAACCAACGAGCAGTTGGTTATTTACCAAGCCTTATACGGTGAATACGGCATATGGGCACGCCCACTAAGTATGTTTACTGAAACCGTAGAAAAAGACGGTAAAACTATCGCCCGTTTTGCCTACCTTGGTGAAGCCGATTAA
- a CDS encoding peptidoglycan DD-metalloendopeptidase family protein, which translates to MNKQIRCYVALFISVLLCACSSRHVPAPVSSLNNNINDYPSQININGGKYTVQKGDTLYSIAFSAGKDFRELAKNNSIPSPYTIVPGQVVSLLEPSRSRVTQKKHKKKAAKKPSHLQKSNRKLKKELDKPKKRRYVQKQANQKISQSQGSSTKKLSWFWPAKGKITKRFSNKENGYKGLQIANKKGTTVLAAAKGTVVYAGSALRGYGNLIILKHNDDYLSAYAHNSTLLVKEKQIVKAGQKIAEIGNSESSVTALRFEIRYRGKAVNPAKYLP; encoded by the coding sequence TTGAATAAACAAATACGCTGTTATGTTGCTTTATTTATTAGTGTTTTGCTTTGTGCATGCTCGTCTCGCCATGTTCCCGCTCCTGTAAGTAGTTTAAATAATAATATTAATGACTATCCTTCACAGATTAATATTAACGGTGGTAAGTACACGGTACAAAAAGGCGATACACTTTATTCGATTGCTTTTAGTGCTGGAAAAGATTTCAGAGAACTTGCAAAAAATAATTCAATTCCATCACCTTACACTATTGTTCCTGGTCAGGTTGTATCCCTTTTAGAACCAAGCAGGTCAAGGGTTACACAAAAAAAGCATAAAAAGAAAGCTGCTAAAAAGCCTTCTCATTTACAAAAAAGTAACAGAAAATTAAAGAAAGAGCTTGATAAGCCGAAAAAACGTAGGTATGTTCAAAAACAAGCTAACCAAAAAATTAGTCAGTCTCAAGGTTCTTCAACTAAAAAGTTGAGTTGGTTTTGGCCTGCTAAAGGTAAAATAACAAAACGCTTTTCTAACAAGGAAAATGGTTATAAAGGCCTACAGATTGCTAATAAAAAGGGTACTACCGTACTCGCCGCGGCAAAAGGAACAGTAGTTTACGCGGGAAGTGCGCTAAGAGGTTACGGTAATTTAATTATTTTGAAACATAACGATGATTACCTAAGTGCTTATGCACATAATTCAACGTTACTTGTGAAAGAAAAGCAAATAGTGAAGGCGGGACAAAAAATAGCAGAAATTGGTAATTCAGAGTCTTCAGTAACGGCACTTCGTTTTGAAATTCGTTATCGAGGAAAAGCTGTTAACCCTGCTAAGTACCTACCCTGA
- a CDS encoding protein-L-isoaspartate(D-aspartate) O-methyltransferase has product MLANYTRSAQALSDLLQRDGVEDKEVLKAIAQIPRHIFIDDVLKHKAYQNTALPIGQGQTISQPYIVARMTELMRLAGVQHKVLEIGTGSGYQTAVLAKTFDKVYSVERIKALQWQAKRRLHQLDLYNVAMKHGDGWQGWQSQAPFDGIIVTAAATTIPPELLAQLADGGVLLAPIGEAEQKLTMVIRQGDSFTEHVIAPVRFVPLVPGDIE; this is encoded by the coding sequence GTGCTGGCTAATTATACTCGCAGTGCACAAGCGCTTTCAGACTTATTACAGCGAGATGGCGTAGAAGATAAAGAGGTTTTAAAAGCAATAGCGCAAATTCCTCGGCATATTTTTATTGATGATGTACTCAAACACAAGGCGTATCAAAATACCGCGCTACCTATAGGACAAGGGCAAACTATTTCTCAGCCCTATATTGTTGCGCGCATGACCGAGCTAATGCGATTAGCCGGTGTGCAACATAAGGTGTTAGAAATAGGCACCGGGTCGGGCTATCAAACTGCGGTTTTAGCTAAAACCTTTGATAAGGTATATTCGGTAGAGCGTATTAAAGCTTTGCAATGGCAAGCTAAACGCCGATTACACCAGCTCGATTTGTACAATGTCGCCATGAAACATGGCGATGGTTGGCAAGGCTGGCAGTCACAAGCGCCATTTGATGGCATTATCGTGACCGCTGCGGCAACCACCATTCCCCCCGAGTTACTCGCACAACTTGCCGATGGAGGCGTATTACTCGCCCCTATTGGTGAGGCGGAACAAAAATTAACTATGGTTATTCGCCAAGGCGATAGCTTTACAGAGCATGTAATTGCGCCAGTAAGATTTGTACCTTTAGTCCCTGGTGATATTGAATAG
- the ispF gene encoding 2-C-methyl-D-erythritol 2,4-cyclodiphosphate synthase — protein MIRIGHGFDVHKFGGQGPLTICGEKIDYPQGFLAHSDGDVAIHALCDAILGSLALGDIGKHFPDAASEYENIDSRILLRHVVSLAKQQGYVLGNADVTIVAQAPKMLPHIQAMRTNLASDLNAELSQVNVKATTTEKLGFEGRKEGISSHAVVIMSKQNA, from the coding sequence ATGATACGAATAGGCCATGGTTTTGACGTACATAAATTTGGAGGCCAAGGGCCTTTAACTATCTGCGGCGAAAAAATTGATTACCCGCAAGGCTTTTTAGCACACTCAGATGGTGATGTGGCTATTCATGCATTATGTGACGCTATTTTAGGCTCATTAGCGCTGGGCGATATTGGTAAGCATTTTCCGGATGCGGCTAGTGAATATGAAAATATCGATAGCCGTATTTTACTTCGCCATGTAGTGAGTTTGGCTAAGCAACAGGGTTATGTATTGGGCAATGCGGATGTCACCATTGTGGCACAAGCGCCAAAAATGCTGCCGCACATTCAAGCAATGCGAACCAATCTTGCTAGTGATTTAAATGCTGAGCTTTCACAGGTAAATGTAAAAGCTACCACTACTGAAAAGCTCGGTTTTGAGGGGCGAAAAGAAGGCATTTCAAGCCATGCCGTGGTCATTATGAGTAAACAAAACGCATGA
- a CDS encoding DUF2947 domain-containing protein encodes MNYISLDDYKKAWVFRHKDIPVSDIDAANIKPMTSERAAVLWTTMVSREHDHPDFFDKTDWCAQEQNFSQEINWEDAWESEEPQFPDAILNHLDWQANTTVYFCMARDNIIETTFDVFKRNWQNFMFLADGSLLIGKKRSTMVQFLESGIAKLGEKPSA; translated from the coding sequence ATGAATTATATTTCTCTTGATGATTACAAAAAAGCCTGGGTATTTCGCCATAAAGATATTCCGGTTTCAGATATTGATGCAGCCAATATTAAACCTATGACCAGCGAGCGTGCCGCCGTACTGTGGACAACCATGGTGAGTCGCGAACATGATCATCCAGACTTTTTTGATAAAACCGATTGGTGCGCGCAAGAGCAAAACTTTAGCCAAGAAATTAATTGGGAAGATGCGTGGGAAAGCGAAGAACCCCAATTTCCAGATGCTATTTTGAACCACTTAGATTGGCAGGCTAATACCACAGTATATTTTTGCATGGCACGCGACAATATTATTGAAACGACATTTGATGTGTTTAAACGTAACTGGCAAAACTTTATGTTTTTGGCTGATGGCAGCTTATTAATAGGTAAAAAGCGCAGCACTATGGTGCAATTTTTAGAATCAGGTATTGCAAAATTAGGTGAAAAGCCAAGCGCTTAA
- the rpoS gene encoding RNA polymerase sigma factor RpoS, giving the protein MADVAKAEKTPTDDKFDDSKVEETTKLLDDVEDEDVFVKEEVTKNLDATQLYLGEIGFSPLLSAEEEVFFARKSLKGCEASRKRMIESNLRLVVKIARRYNNRGLALLDLIEEGNLGLIRAVEKFDPERGFRFSTYATWWIRQTIERAIMNQTRTIRLPIHVVKELNVYLRTARELTQKLDHEPTAEEIAESLDRPVEDVTKMLRLNEKIASVDMPIGGENDSALLDVIADEKNVGPEGEVQNNDMNTHIIDWLGELNPKQREVLARRFGLLGYEPSTLEDVGREIGLTRERVRQIQVEALRRLKDILQQEGLSTESLFEQFA; this is encoded by the coding sequence ATGGCTGATGTAGCAAAAGCTGAGAAAACCCCCACTGATGATAAGTTTGACGACTCTAAAGTAGAGGAGACAACGAAGTTACTTGATGACGTGGAAGATGAAGATGTATTTGTAAAAGAAGAAGTCACTAAAAACCTCGACGCGACCCAGTTATACTTAGGCGAGATTGGTTTTTCCCCTCTATTAAGTGCAGAAGAAGAAGTATTTTTTGCACGAAAATCGCTGAAAGGCTGCGAAGCCTCCCGAAAACGCATGATCGAAAGTAACTTACGCTTAGTTGTAAAAATTGCGCGTAGGTACAACAATCGTGGGCTTGCTCTACTTGATTTAATTGAAGAAGGTAATCTAGGGCTGATCCGGGCGGTTGAAAAGTTTGATCCTGAACGTGGTTTTCGATTTTCTACTTATGCCACATGGTGGATACGCCAAACTATTGAACGGGCAATAATGAATCAAACCCGTACTATTCGTTTACCTATTCATGTAGTTAAAGAGCTTAACGTTTATTTACGTACAGCCCGTGAGCTAACGCAAAAGCTTGATCATGAGCCAACCGCAGAAGAAATAGCAGAAAGCTTAGACAGACCAGTCGAAGATGTAACAAAAATGCTTCGCCTAAATGAAAAAATAGCGTCTGTAGATATGCCTATTGGTGGTGAAAACGACAGTGCATTGTTAGATGTGATTGCCGACGAAAAAAATGTCGGTCCTGAAGGTGAAGTACAAAACAATGATATGAATACGCATATTATTGACTGGTTAGGTGAATTGAATCCTAAGCAGCGCGAAGTACTGGCACGTCGCTTTGGTTTACTCGGTTATGAGCCTTCAACGCTTGAAGATGTGGGCCGTGAAATTGGGTTAACCCGTGAAAGAGTTCGCCAAATACAGGTTGAGGCGCTACGTCGGTTAAAAGATATTTTGCAACAAGAAGGGTTAAGTACTGAGAGCTTATTTGAACAGTTCGCTTAA
- the ftsB gene encoding cell division protein FtsB, which produces MRFFQFGLLCLALFIQYRLWFGHNGVQDYTRLKNAVASHQQTNEKLIKRNKVLKADIEDLKLGHEGIEERARNELGMIKPDETFIRVLPAQHHDK; this is translated from the coding sequence ATGCGATTTTTTCAATTTGGCTTGTTGTGCTTAGCACTTTTTATCCAGTATCGCCTTTGGTTTGGTCATAACGGGGTGCAAGACTACACCCGTTTAAAAAATGCGGTGGCATCGCATCAACAAACTAACGAAAAACTAATAAAGCGTAATAAAGTATTAAAAGCGGATATAGAAGATTTAAAGCTCGGCCACGAAGGCATTGAAGAGCGTGCCCGCAACGAATTAGGAATGATTAAACCGGACGAAACCTTTATTCGTGTTTTACCGGCTCAACACCATGACAAATAA
- a CDS encoding divalent metal cation transporter: MQYTQNTWKSRLGALGPGILMATAAIGGSHLVASTQAGALFGWQLFWLIVVVNVLKYPFFRFGMEYTLATKNSLVEGYKNQGPGYFYSFIALNIIAAVVNTAGVLLLTASLLHYALPISIPVTLLCWLILAVCLIILLLGHFKALDNVAKAIMGLLTIATITALVIAINNGPVAPVNYVGPSPYELAMLGFMVALMGWMPAPIEISALSSLWLKEKQTQQSVTKSQGLFDFNVGYWLTAGLALVFFSLGALVQYGQSSNIELGGVAFAKQLIDMYALTIGEWARPLVSAIAFLCMFGTTLTVLDGYARTLNESHKLLGFKQSKHSLNTWLILQALAGMAVILFFKSALGPMLTFAMTLAFVTTPVFAWLNFSLVRSEPAIKHSLLLRSLTWLGLVYLVGFAVAFVVWKLM, translated from the coding sequence ATGCAGTACACACAAAACACATGGAAGTCTCGGTTAGGGGCGCTCGGCCCAGGTATTTTAATGGCCACCGCTGCCATTGGTGGCTCACACTTAGTTGCATCGACTCAAGCTGGTGCATTATTTGGTTGGCAGCTATTTTGGCTTATTGTGGTGGTTAACGTTTTAAAGTACCCGTTTTTTCGCTTTGGTATGGAATACACACTCGCCACCAAAAATAGTTTAGTCGAAGGGTATAAAAACCAAGGGCCTGGCTATTTTTACAGTTTTATTGCCCTTAATATTATTGCCGCGGTGGTAAATACCGCTGGCGTATTGTTGCTTACGGCGAGCTTATTACACTACGCATTACCTATTAGCATTCCTGTTACCTTGTTGTGTTGGTTAATATTGGCTGTGTGTTTAATTATATTATTACTAGGGCACTTTAAAGCGCTCGATAACGTTGCAAAAGCTATTATGGGGCTACTTACTATTGCAACCATAACCGCATTAGTTATTGCTATAAATAACGGCCCTGTAGCCCCTGTAAACTATGTTGGCCCCTCACCGTATGAACTTGCCATGTTAGGCTTTATGGTTGCCTTAATGGGCTGGATGCCAGCGCCTATTGAAATATCGGCACTGAGCTCGTTGTGGCTTAAAGAAAAACAAACTCAGCAAAGTGTGACTAAAAGCCAAGGCTTATTCGACTTTAATGTAGGTTATTGGTTAACCGCCGGGCTTGCGCTGGTATTTTTTAGTTTAGGTGCGTTAGTGCAATATGGGCAAAGCAGTAATATAGAGCTTGGCGGTGTAGCCTTTGCTAAACAGCTGATTGATATGTATGCACTTACTATTGGCGAGTGGGCAAGGCCTTTGGTATCTGCCATCGCGTTTTTGTGTATGTTTGGCACCACACTCACCGTGCTTGACGGTTACGCCCGCACACTTAACGAATCGCATAAACTTCTTGGTTTTAAGCAATCAAAACACAGCTTAAATACGTGGCTTATACTGCAAGCATTGGCCGGTATGGCGGTTATTTTATTTTTTAAATCAGCCCTTGGCCCTATGCTTACCTTTGCCATGACACTTGCTTTTGTAACCACACCGGTTTTTGCATGGCTTAACTTCAGCCTAGTGCGCTCAGAGCCCGCGATTAAACACAGTCTACTTTTGCGTAGCTTAACGTGGTTAGGTTTAGTGTACTTGGTTGGTTTTGCTGTAGCGTTTGTGGTGTGGAAGTTGATGTGA
- a CDS encoding VWA domain-containing protein, with the protein MLVQFFFTLRKYRLPVSLRELLDLINALKQGVIFADVDAFYHLARTIMVKDETHFDRFDKAFSDYFSGIADLDLLESLKQQHNLPEDWLRKEFEKHLSDEEKAQLKAMGGLDELMKTLKERLEEQQKRHAGGNKWVGTGGTSPFGAYGYNPEGVRIGQDGNRNRQAVKVWDKREYKNLDSDREIGSRTIKLALKKLRKFARTGASDTLDLNETIRATAKQGGMLDVKMAPERHNAVKVLMLFDIGGSMDDYIHTCEELFSAAHSEFKHLEFYYFHNCLYEHVWQDNQRRHSNVIDTMTLINKFTSDYKVIFVGDATMGPYEIAYPGGSVEHWNEEPGSAWLNRITNHFDKVAWLNPQPVEHWPYYQSIDFIKQLMNNRMYPLSLDGISSAIKELS; encoded by the coding sequence ATGTTGGTACAGTTTTTTTTCACGCTACGCAAATACCGCTTACCCGTGAGCCTGCGCGAACTACTCGATTTAATAAACGCTTTAAAACAAGGCGTTATATTTGCTGATGTAGACGCGTTTTATCATTTAGCGCGCACTATTATGGTAAAAGACGAAACGCACTTTGATCGATTCGATAAAGCCTTTAGCGATTACTTTAGCGGTATTGCCGACTTAGACCTACTCGAGAGCTTAAAACAACAACACAACTTACCTGAAGATTGGTTGCGTAAAGAGTTTGAAAAGCACCTAAGCGATGAAGAAAAAGCCCAACTAAAAGCCATGGGCGGGCTCGACGAGCTAATGAAAACCCTAAAAGAGCGTTTAGAAGAACAGCAAAAACGCCATGCTGGTGGCAATAAGTGGGTAGGTACAGGCGGCACCTCGCCTTTTGGTGCATACGGCTATAACCCTGAGGGTGTGCGTATTGGTCAAGACGGCAACCGTAATCGCCAAGCAGTAAAAGTGTGGGATAAGCGCGAATACAAAAACTTAGATTCCGACCGTGAAATTGGCTCTCGTACCATAAAGCTGGCACTTAAAAAACTACGCAAATTTGCTCGTACTGGCGCAAGTGACACCCTTGATTTAAACGAAACCATACGCGCGACCGCCAAACAAGGCGGCATGCTCGATGTAAAAATGGCACCCGAGCGCCACAACGCCGTAAAAGTATTGATGCTGTTTGATATTGGCGGTTCAATGGACGACTACATTCATACCTGCGAAGAATTATTTAGCGCCGCCCACAGCGAATTTAAACATTTAGAGTTTTACTACTTTCATAACTGTTTATACGAACACGTGTGGCAAGATAACCAACGCCGCCACTCAAACGTTATTGACACCATGACGCTGATCAACAAGTTTACCAGCGACTACAAAGTTATATTTGTCGGTGATGCCACTATGGGCCCATATGAAATTGCCTACCCTGGCGGCTCAGTAGAGCATTGGAATGAAGAACCCGGCAGTGCATGGTTAAACCGAATCACTAATCACTTTGATAAAGTCGCGTGGCTCAACCCACAACCGGTTGAACACTGGCCATACTACCAATCAATTGATTTTATAAAGCAGCTGATGAACAACCGCATGTACCCACTGAGTTTAGATGGGATAAGTAGCGCTATAAAAGAGCTGAGTTAA
- a CDS encoding tRNA pseudouridine(13) synthase TruD, translating to MSELNYLYGAPLSKADFKTTAEDFMVDEDLGIEFTGSGEHVCLQVVKKGENTQYVAKLIAQKAGVSPRDVSYAGMKDRHGVCSQWFSVKVPIKKHIDFTELNSESVFVVSQQRHERKLRTGCHKGNRFTITLRNVTEPLDILCRINAVRAGVPNYFGEQRFGRDGHNLVMAEKMFAGERIRDKKLRGIIISAARSHVFNQIVSLRVAEHGLAKTMHREVFMLSGSNAFFEDAISDENIARLASGDIMMSAPMVGKSEKGLTEQEKTWLAPYQAWCDGLGELGLKNERRMLRLIPQELSIETLDERTLKLSFGLPKGCFATALLRELVDYTDASPRERKEKDNADEDSIK from the coding sequence ATGAGCGAATTAAATTATTTATATGGTGCGCCGCTTTCCAAAGCCGACTTTAAAACCACGGCAGAAGACTTTATGGTTGATGAAGATCTCGGTATAGAGTTTACCGGCAGTGGCGAACATGTGTGTTTGCAAGTGGTTAAAAAGGGTGAAAACACCCAATATGTTGCCAAGCTGATTGCACAAAAAGCGGGTGTATCGCCGCGTGATGTAAGCTATGCCGGTATGAAAGACCGTCATGGAGTATGCTCGCAGTGGTTTAGCGTCAAAGTACCGATTAAAAAGCATATTGATTTTACTGAGCTGAATAGCGAAAGCGTGTTTGTAGTATCGCAGCAGCGTCATGAGCGAAAATTACGCACCGGTTGTCATAAAGGAAATAGATTTACTATTACCTTGCGCAATGTAACCGAGCCGCTTGATATTTTATGCCGTATAAACGCAGTACGCGCAGGTGTGCCTAACTACTTTGGTGAGCAGCGCTTTGGCCGTGATGGACACAACCTAGTGATGGCCGAAAAAATGTTTGCTGGTGAGCGTATTCGCGATAAAAAGCTGCGAGGCATTATTATTTCTGCAGCACGTTCACATGTGTTTAATCAAATTGTTAGTTTACGCGTGGCTGAGCATGGTCTTGCTAAAACCATGCACCGCGAAGTATTTATGCTCAGTGGCAGTAATGCATTTTTTGAAGATGCGATAAGTGATGAAAATATTGCACGGCTTGCCTCTGGCGACATTATGATGTCGGCGCCCATGGTGGGCAAAAGTGAAAAAGGCTTAACCGAACAAGAAAAAACATGGTTGGCACCGTATCAAGCATGGTGTGATGGCTTAGGTGAGTTAGGGCTTAAAAACGAGCGCAGAATGCTGCGTTTAATCCCCCAAGAGCTAAGCATAGAAACACTTGATGAACGCACATTAAAACTCAGCTTTGGCTTACCCAAAGGCTGTTTTGCAACGGCTTTACTACGCGAACTGGTTGATTATACTGATGCCAGCCCACGCGAGCGAAAAGAAAAGGATAACGCAGATGAAGATTCTATTAAGTAA
- a CDS encoding YqaA family protein — protein sequence MKLFTKLYDMALVWAKHRHAERYLAGMSFAESVFFPVPPDVMLAPMSLAQPSKAWRFASFATVASVLGGVLGYLLGFWLFEPVVEPFIAQMQWQDKFNTALAWFKNYGVWVVFIAGFSPIPYKVFTIGAGVLQMAFLPFIIASAVGRGARFFLVSALMKWGGVKMEQKLRQYIEVLGWAVVALIAVAYLLLR from the coding sequence TTGAAGTTGTTTACCAAGTTATACGATATGGCGCTAGTGTGGGCTAAACACCGCCATGCAGAACGTTATTTAGCAGGAATGAGCTTTGCCGAATCGGTATTTTTTCCGGTCCCACCCGATGTAATGTTAGCCCCCATGTCGCTAGCGCAACCGAGCAAGGCATGGCGATTTGCAAGCTTTGCCACGGTTGCGTCTGTGCTCGGCGGCGTGCTGGGTTACCTGCTTGGATTTTGGTTGTTTGAACCGGTTGTAGAGCCCTTTATTGCGCAAATGCAATGGCAAGATAAATTTAATACGGCGCTTGCATGGTTCAAAAATTACGGTGTTTGGGTGGTATTTATAGCGGGATTTTCGCCTATTCCTTATAAAGTGTTCACCATTGGCGCTGGTGTATTACAAATGGCGTTTTTACCTTTTATTATTGCTTCTGCTGTTGGCCGTGGCGCGCGTTTCTTTTTAGTTTCTGCTTTAATGAAATGGGGCGGAGTTAAAATGGAACAAAAATTACGTCAATATATTGAAGTACTTGGCTGGGCAGTGGTTGCTTTAATCGCTGTTGCGTACCTATTGTTGCGATAA
- a CDS encoding MoxR family ATPase: protein MQFNSTDNYIASSALKQAVNAAIMLQKPLLIKGEPGTGKTMLAEELAKSLDTELIQWHIKSTTKAQQGLYEYDAVSRLRDSQLGDERVHNISNYIVKGKLWQAFMYAELNGKRPVLLIDEIDKADIEFPNDLLLELDKMEFHVYETGERIVAKERPIVIITSNNEKELPDAFLRRCFFHYIDFPNSDEMQQIIDVHYPHVKQDLVRQALEVFFNLREANGLKKKPSTSELLDWLKLLMAEDIDAKTLHDKAQKGGLMPMFGALLKNEQDISLIEKLAFMSRR from the coding sequence GTGCAATTTAATTCTACTGATAATTACATCGCAAGCTCAGCATTAAAACAGGCAGTAAACGCCGCTATTATGCTGCAAAAACCGCTTTTAATTAAAGGCGAGCCTGGCACAGGTAAAACCATGCTGGCCGAAGAGTTAGCGAAAAGTTTAGATACTGAGCTTATTCAGTGGCATATAAAATCAACCACTAAAGCGCAGCAAGGTTTGTACGAGTACGATGCGGTATCGCGTTTGCGCGACAGCCAGCTAGGTGATGAGCGCGTTCACAATATTAGCAACTACATAGTTAAAGGTAAGCTGTGGCAAGCCTTCATGTACGCTGAATTAAACGGCAAACGCCCAGTACTGCTTATTGATGAAATAGACAAAGCCGATATTGAGTTTCCAAACGATTTACTGCTCGAACTCGATAAAATGGAATTTCATGTATACGAAACCGGTGAGCGCATTGTGGCTAAAGAGCGCCCTATTGTGATCATCACATCAAACAATGAAAAAGAGCTGCCTGATGCGTTTTTACGTCGCTGTTTTTTCCATTATATTGATTTTCCAAATAGCGACGAAATGCAGCAAATTATTGATGTGCACTACCCGCATGTTAAACAAGATTTAGTTCGCCAAGCGCTAGAAGTATTTTTTAACTTACGCGAAGCCAACGGCCTTAAAAAGAAGCCATCAACCAGCGAATTGCTGGATTGGTTAAAACTATTAATGGCTGAAGACATAGACGCAAAAACCCTGCACGACAAAGCGCAAAAAGGCGGTTTAATGCCGATGTTTGGCGCGCTGCTTAAAAACGAGCAAGACATAAGCCTAATCGAAAAACTTGCGTTTATGAGCCGTCGCTAA
- the surE gene encoding 5'/3'-nucleotidase SurE, whose translation MKILLSNDDGVNAKGIAVLYQALTQIAEVTLVAPDRNCSGASNSLTLMNPLRATTLDNGFMSVNGTPTDCVHLGVNQLVDEKPDLVVAGINHGGNLGDDTLYSGTVAAATEGRHLGLPAIAVSLCSHHGEHFETAAAVTVNIIKGLASHPLPKDQIININVPDIPLSELKGVQVTRLGARHKAETMTKQTDPWGRDIFWYGSLGLESDAGEGTDFYAVNNGYASVTPLSVDMTAKDSIKAVGEWLAELEINRAG comes from the coding sequence ATGAAGATTCTATTAAGTAATGATGATGGTGTTAATGCCAAAGGTATTGCTGTTTTATATCAAGCATTAACACAAATCGCTGAGGTAACGCTGGTTGCGCCAGATAGAAATTGTAGTGGTGCAAGTAATTCATTGACGTTAATGAACCCGCTGCGTGCCACAACGCTCGACAACGGTTTTATGTCGGTAAACGGTACACCCACTGATTGTGTGCATTTAGGTGTTAATCAATTAGTGGATGAAAAACCCGATTTGGTTGTTGCTGGTATTAATCATGGCGGTAATTTAGGCGATGATACGCTTTACTCTGGTACGGTTGCTGCGGCGACTGAAGGCCGTCATTTAGGCTTACCAGCAATTGCGGTATCTTTGTGCTCTCATCATGGTGAGCATTTTGAAACAGCGGCAGCCGTTACTGTAAACATTATTAAAGGACTAGCCTCGCATCCGTTGCCCAAAGATCAGATCATTAATATTAATGTTCCCGATATTCCGCTCTCTGAGCTCAAAGGCGTTCAGGTAACTCGTTTAGGGGCTCGTCATAAAGCAGAAACCATGACCAAGCAAACCGATCCATGGGGACGCGATATTTTTTGGTATGGCTCACTAGGGCTTGAAAGCGACGCAGGTGAAGGCACTGACTTTTATGCGGTTAATAATGGCTATGCATCAGTGACCCCGTTAAGCGTTGATATGACTGCCAAAGACAGTATTAAAGCCGTGGGAGAGTGGTTAGCCGAGTTGGAGATTAATCGTGCTGGCTAA
- the ispD gene encoding 2-C-methyl-D-erythritol 4-phosphate cytidylyltransferase — protein sequence MTNKQTIAAIVPAAGVGSRMQHTTPKQYISLAGKTILEHTLAKLSQLPQLNSIVVALSETDPYFDDLTLADPRIVRAIGGKERADSVLNSLLFLAANPPAWVLVHDAARPLVDIADIERLIAQCMQADEGGILASKVKDTIKRGQSHAQQTVPRDDLWQALTPQLFKYDELKTALQSALNSGATITDEASAMEWANKPVKLVAGRSDNIKITTPEDLDLAGFLLQKQNNESAT from the coding sequence ATGACAAATAAACAAACTATTGCTGCTATTGTTCCTGCCGCAGGTGTTGGCAGTCGAATGCAACACACAACACCAAAGCAATATATTTCCTTAGCAGGGAAAACCATTCTAGAGCATACGCTCGCTAAGTTATCGCAGTTACCGCAGTTAAACTCTATAGTGGTGGCTCTGAGCGAAACCGACCCCTACTTTGACGACCTTACGCTAGCTGATCCTCGCATTGTGCGTGCTATTGGCGGTAAAGAGCGCGCAGATTCAGTGTTAAACAGTTTATTGTTTTTAGCTGCCAACCCACCTGCTTGGGTTTTGGTGCATGACGCTGCAAGACCTTTAGTCGATATTGCTGATATAGAGCGCTTAATCGCACAGTGCATGCAGGCTGATGAAGGCGGCATTTTAGCCAGCAAAGTAAAAGACACTATAAAACGAGGGCAAAGCCATGCGCAGCAAACTGTGCCTCGTGATGATTTATGGCAAGCGCTTACCCCGCAACTGTTTAAATACGACGAGCTTAAAACGGCATTGCAAAGTGCGCTTAACAGCGGTGCAACCATTACTGATGAAGCTAGTGCAATGGAGTGGGCAAATAAGCCGGTAAAGCTGGTAGCAGGGCGTAGTGATAATATTAAAATCACCACCCCAGAAGATTTAGATTTAGCAGGCTTTTTACTGCAAAAACAAAATAATGAGAGTGCAACATGA